Proteins encoded in a region of the Methanobacterium petrolearium genome:
- the hisS gene encoding histidine--tRNA ligase: MELQKPRGTRDFLFDEMKERKFVENTMRKVFETYGYQEIKTPIFEDLALFTLKSGEGIIEEIYHFQDKGGRDLALRPELTAPVARIYLNQLQKAPRPIKMYYFGSCFRYERPQAGRFRQFWQFGCELIGGKSPDCEAEIIALAAHCLEELKLEDYQIHLGNLGILRGILTQDGVSADQQDQVMAIIDKGEVKELEKLLEELKLNEESKNILLELIGLQGHREVIPVVQELVKNYPDATKSMEELEELLVMLEAFGFTGYTVNLGIARGLDYYTGTVFEIYVEGLGAQKQISGGGTYNLIEIFGGEKVESTGFAFGFDRVMESLKIQKTQPALKSRVEVFVAPISTETKLKAFEIAQKLRKNNITTDVELVGRKLKKILSFADNSGAKFVVLVGARDLEEGKITLKDMESGDQEQIPIKNITSVLLDRIKTSE; encoded by the coding sequence ATGGAACTACAAAAACCAAGAGGAACACGTGACTTCCTCTTTGATGAGATGAAAGAACGGAAATTTGTTGAAAACACCATGAGGAAGGTGTTTGAAACTTATGGTTATCAGGAGATTAAAACTCCAATTTTTGAGGATCTTGCCCTTTTCACCCTTAAATCTGGTGAAGGAATAATAGAAGAAATATATCACTTCCAGGATAAGGGAGGAAGAGATCTGGCACTCCGACCAGAATTAACAGCACCTGTAGCCAGGATATATTTAAACCAATTACAAAAAGCACCCCGACCCATAAAAATGTATTATTTTGGGAGTTGTTTCCGTTATGAACGACCACAAGCCGGACGTTTCCGTCAATTCTGGCAGTTTGGATGTGAACTCATTGGTGGAAAATCTCCCGACTGCGAGGCAGAGATCATTGCCCTGGCAGCCCACTGTTTAGAGGAACTGAAACTGGAAGATTACCAGATACACCTGGGTAACCTGGGAATTTTAAGGGGAATACTGACTCAGGATGGTGTTTCAGCAGACCAACAGGATCAGGTAATGGCAATTATCGACAAAGGAGAAGTAAAAGAACTGGAAAAATTGTTGGAAGAGTTAAAACTCAATGAAGAATCAAAAAACATTCTCCTGGAATTGATTGGATTGCAGGGACACCGAGAGGTCATTCCAGTTGTCCAGGAACTGGTAAAAAATTATCCTGATGCTACCAAATCCATGGAAGAATTGGAAGAACTCCTAGTAATGCTGGAAGCCTTTGGTTTTACCGGTTACACTGTAAATTTAGGGATTGCACGTGGACTAGACTACTACACCGGAACAGTTTTTGAGATCTATGTGGAGGGTCTGGGGGCCCAGAAACAAATAAGTGGTGGGGGAACCTATAATTTAATAGAGATTTTCGGTGGCGAAAAGGTTGAATCCACTGGATTCGCCTTTGGCTTTGACCGTGTGATGGAATCCCTCAAGATTCAAAAAACACAACCTGCACTGAAAAGTAGGGTGGAAGTCTTTGTAGCACCAATATCCACAGAAACAAAACTCAAGGCCTTTGAAATAGCACAAAAGTTAAGGAAAAACAACATCACTACTGATGTGGAACTGGTGGGCCGGAAACTTAAAAAGATTCTTTCCTTTGCAGATAACTCCGGGGCAAAATTTGTGGTCCTGGTAGGTGCTCGTGATCTGGAAGAAGGCAAAATCACCCTGAAGGATATGGAATCAGGAGACCAGGAACAAATACCTATAAAAAACATTACAAGTGTTCTGTTGGACAGAATTAAAACCAGCGAATGA
- a CDS encoding RNA ligase partner protein, whose translation MIAKQRFVLDTTAFTDNKLRDAYGDGELDKTVDTLLDLIARSRIKLNISCHMPPITYKEFTDYISRYECPQETMIKAETWIVKKSPNRYDTKIPSEIFYEYVQDMRERMNKGMRISESAVWEAAVESMVMMSRGEKKTQIEMEVIGKAIKDFRKRYRAALRKGTLDSAPDLDVLLLAKELGAGVVAADEGIKVWAERLGLRFLSAKSFPKMLREYLKYYE comes from the coding sequence GTGATCGCCAAACAGAGGTTTGTTTTAGATACAACTGCCTTTACAGATAACAAGTTAAGGGATGCTTATGGGGACGGGGAATTGGATAAGACTGTAGATACTCTGCTGGACCTGATAGCCCGTTCCAGGATAAAACTCAATATCAGTTGCCACATGCCCCCCATCACTTATAAAGAATTCACTGACTACATAAGCCGCTATGAATGCCCCCAGGAAACCATGATCAAGGCTGAAACCTGGATCGTGAAAAAATCACCCAACCGTTACGACACCAAAATACCATCTGAAATATTCTATGAATATGTGCAGGATATGCGTGAACGGATGAACAAGGGCATGCGCATCTCAGAAAGTGCGGTCTGGGAGGCAGCAGTGGAATCCATGGTCATGATGTCCCGTGGTGAGAAAAAGACCCAGATCGAGATGGAAGTTATTGGAAAAGCCATTAAAGATTTCAGGAAACGTTACCGTGCAGCACTTCGTAAAGGAACCCTGGACAGTGCCCCTGATCTGGATGTGCTTTTACTTGCTAAGGAACTGGGAGCCGGAGTGGTAGCAGCAGACGAAGGAATCAAAGTCTGGGCAGAAAGACTGGGACTCAGGTTTTTAAGCGCTAAATCGTTCCCTAAAATGTTAAGAGAGTACTTAAAATATTACGAATAA